In Thermosynechococcus sichuanensis E542, a single genomic region encodes these proteins:
- a CDS encoding transglycosylase domain-containing protein — translation MTQTVTQAVQTVHSRFDWQQVSLKENARTPELWVEFKGQRQVFPLVGDRYILGRSQSRADILIDAEIVSGTHARLKRLTPTGVFQIQDLDSTNGIYRQRRRLKTSELHHGDVITLGPPEVKGAVTLRFHNPPPPWVQVLSYSIWGAISISGLVMGLLTAEASKVAVRPLPPIEQGPIILLDRQGELINPVEDRPHRELQRLNEFSPYLVHGVLASEDARYYWHFGVDPLGMVRAVVTNLLTRQTREGASTLSQQLARTLFRSHVGMDESLGRKWREMAVALKLEFFYSKEELLLAYLNRVYLGMGNRGFEDAAQFYFDKPAKDLTLNEAATLVGILPAPNRFNPVRDYDAAVDYRNRVILRMVQQGYISKEEGDRARRSRIEISPKARELLTSQRFPYYTDHVYQELAQLLGEGLAQEGNLIVETGLDPRWQELAEASLRNFISSTGSGYGVSQGALITLQPSSGLILALVGGVDYQKSQFNRATLALRQPGSTFKVFVYTEALLKGHTAGETFSCEPVFWQGQQFAGCRGGSGAMDLATALALSENPIALRLAQTVGLQATIQLARAMGITTPLQAVPGLVLGQSEVTLLEMSGAFAVLANEGQRIPPHAIVAVRDGGDCKRANDWQTCRLIYAAREETPQRVLDPAIANEMTHLLTAVVSRGTGRAAAIGRAVAGKTGTTNDGRDLWFIGYVPTADVLTGIWLGNDDNSPTQGSSGLAAALWGEYMGRALD, via the coding sequence ATGACTCAGACCGTCACCCAAGCGGTGCAAACGGTACACTCTCGCTTTGATTGGCAACAGGTCTCCCTCAAGGAAAATGCTCGCACGCCAGAACTATGGGTGGAGTTCAAAGGCCAACGTCAAGTCTTTCCCTTGGTTGGCGATCGCTACATTCTTGGTCGTAGTCAGAGTCGCGCCGATATTCTTATTGACGCAGAGATTGTCAGTGGCACCCACGCCCGCCTAAAACGGCTCACCCCCACAGGCGTCTTTCAAATCCAAGACTTAGACTCCACCAACGGCATCTATCGCCAACGGCGGCGCCTGAAAACGAGTGAACTGCACCACGGCGATGTAATTACCCTTGGCCCTCCAGAGGTCAAAGGCGCCGTTACCCTCCGCTTCCACAATCCACCCCCCCCTTGGGTTCAGGTTCTCAGCTACAGCATTTGGGGAGCGATCAGCATCAGCGGCCTTGTAATGGGATTACTCACTGCTGAAGCTAGCAAAGTGGCGGTGCGTCCCCTGCCACCGATTGAGCAAGGGCCGATTATTCTCCTCGATCGCCAAGGGGAACTGATCAATCCAGTGGAAGATCGCCCCCACCGCGAACTGCAACGGCTGAATGAGTTTTCCCCTTACTTAGTCCATGGGGTCTTGGCCTCGGAGGATGCGCGTTACTACTGGCACTTCGGTGTTGATCCTCTGGGCATGGTGCGAGCGGTAGTGACCAACTTACTAACCCGCCAAACCCGCGAAGGGGCGAGTACCCTCTCCCAACAACTCGCACGCACCCTCTTTCGTTCCCATGTGGGGATGGATGAGAGCCTAGGCCGCAAGTGGCGCGAAATGGCGGTTGCCCTTAAGTTGGAATTTTTCTACAGCAAAGAAGAGTTGCTCTTGGCCTACCTCAACCGTGTCTATTTGGGCATGGGGAATCGCGGTTTTGAGGATGCAGCTCAATTCTACTTTGATAAACCCGCCAAAGACCTGACCCTCAATGAGGCTGCTACGCTGGTGGGGATTCTACCCGCCCCCAACCGTTTTAATCCGGTGCGCGACTACGATGCTGCCGTGGATTATCGCAATCGTGTCATTTTGCGCATGGTGCAGCAGGGCTACATCAGCAAAGAAGAGGGCGATCGCGCCCGCCGCTCCCGCATTGAAATTAGTCCCAAGGCGCGGGAATTGCTCACTTCGCAGCGCTTTCCCTACTACACAGATCATGTCTATCAGGAGCTTGCCCAACTCCTCGGTGAGGGTCTTGCTCAAGAGGGCAACCTGATTGTGGAAACCGGCCTAGACCCCCGTTGGCAAGAACTGGCGGAAGCAAGCCTACGCAATTTTATCAGCAGCACCGGCAGCGGCTATGGGGTTAGTCAAGGGGCATTGATTACCCTCCAGCCCAGTAGCGGTCTGATTCTTGCCCTCGTGGGGGGGGTGGACTACCAAAAAAGCCAGTTTAATCGTGCCACCCTTGCCCTGCGCCAACCGGGGTCTACCTTTAAGGTGTTTGTCTATACTGAAGCCCTCTTGAAAGGCCACACAGCCGGTGAAACCTTCTCCTGTGAACCAGTTTTCTGGCAAGGGCAACAATTCGCGGGCTGTCGTGGGGGGAGTGGTGCCATGGATTTGGCCACAGCGTTAGCCCTTTCTGAAAATCCGATTGCTTTGCGCCTAGCCCAAACCGTTGGGTTGCAAGCCACGATTCAATTGGCAAGGGCGATGGGAATTACTACCCCTCTACAAGCGGTGCCTGGCCTTGTCTTGGGGCAAAGTGAGGTGACCCTTCTCGAAATGAGTGGTGCCTTCGCTGTGCTCGCCAATGAGGGACAGCGCATTCCGCCCCATGCCATTGTTGCAGTACGCGATGGCGGTGATTGTAAAAGGGCAAACGACTGGCAAACCTGTCGCCTCATCTATGCCGCGAGGGAGGAAACACCCCAACGGGTTCTCGACCCAGCGATCGCCAATGAAATGACCCATCTCCTCACCGCTGTTGTCAGCCGGGGAACGGGTCGTGCCGCTGCTATTGGCCGTGCAGTCGCGGGTAAGACCGGCACTACAAATGATGGTCGCGATCTTTGGTTTATTGGCTATGTGCCCACTGCCGATGTCCTCACCGGTATTTGGCTTGGTAATGACGACAATAGCCCTACCCAAGGCAGTAGTGGTCTGGCTGCCGCCCTGTGGGGTGAGTATATGGGGCGTGCCCTAGATTAG
- a CDS encoding glucokinase yields the protein MTVVLGADVGGTKTLVELWEVVGSDWHLLHRAKYASRDFPDLTALLQTFLKESSAHPQRACLGIPGPVIDQVAQVTNLGWRVSGAELEVALQIPCVTLLNDFAAVAYGALVLPPTDFVILQERPRRPQAPIALLGAGTGLGEALMIWQGDRYQVMPLEGGHTDFPPRNEQEMGLLRYLWQTYQRVSVERVVSGAGLVAIYDYLKSIHFAPESPVVAAAMAEVKDRATVVSQYGLEGDPLCAEALRMFVDAYGAEAGNLALKSLPLGGVLIAGGIAPKILPKMTDGTFLQGFVNKGRFRPLMEQLYVAVITNPEVGLRGAVHLAAQGV from the coding sequence ATGACGGTTGTGCTCGGTGCCGATGTGGGTGGCACAAAAACGCTCGTCGAGTTGTGGGAGGTGGTGGGCAGTGATTGGCATTTGCTCCACAGGGCTAAATACGCCAGCCGCGATTTCCCTGACTTGACAGCTCTTTTGCAAACCTTCCTCAAGGAGAGTTCTGCCCATCCACAGCGGGCTTGTTTGGGGATTCCAGGACCTGTGATTGACCAGGTGGCTCAGGTCACCAATCTGGGCTGGCGGGTTAGTGGTGCCGAATTAGAGGTAGCATTGCAAATCCCTTGCGTGACGCTGCTGAATGATTTTGCCGCCGTGGCCTATGGTGCGTTGGTGTTACCGCCGACGGATTTTGTGATTCTTCAGGAGCGGCCGCGGCGTCCCCAAGCCCCTATTGCCCTCTTGGGAGCGGGTACTGGATTAGGAGAAGCGCTAATGATTTGGCAGGGCGATCGCTACCAAGTAATGCCCCTTGAGGGCGGTCACACCGACTTTCCACCGCGCAATGAACAGGAAATGGGTCTATTGCGCTATCTCTGGCAAACCTACCAACGCGTCTCTGTGGAGCGGGTGGTCTCTGGTGCAGGGCTAGTGGCGATTTACGACTATCTCAAGAGTATCCACTTTGCTCCCGAATCACCAGTGGTTGCAGCAGCCATGGCAGAGGTGAAGGATCGTGCCACTGTAGTCAGTCAATACGGCCTAGAGGGAGATCCCTTGTGTGCGGAAGCTCTGCGAATGTTTGTAGATGCCTATGGAGCAGAGGCTGGCAACCTTGCCCTGAAAAGCTTGCCCTTGGGGGGGGTGCTGATTGCCGGAGGAATTGCCCCCAAAATCCTACCGAAAATGACCGATGGCACGTTTCTGCAAGGGTTTGTGAATAAGGGACGATTTCGCCCCCTGATGGAGCAGTTGTACGTTGCAGTCATTACAAATCCGGAGGTGGGATTACGGGGCGCCGTACATTTGGCCGCTCAGGGGGTCTAG
- a CDS encoding AAA-like domain-containing protein translates to MDGAITYQVGGSLPTTSAVYVRRQADADLLAALTAGEFCYILNSRQMGKSSLRVQVTQQLMTMGYRCAALDITKIGSQNIHPEQWYASFVGALIQGFQLTDVVSLRSWWRDRQLVSPIQRLSEFVETVLLAYTREPLVIFIDEIDSLLSLPFSTDDFFAWIRACYNQRADRPEYQRLTFALFGVATPDQLIQDKQRTPFNIGCAIDLQGFTLAEATPLLKGIAHLSDNPDQLLAEILNWTGGQPFLTQKLCRLLQQHGSFMPASMLSQQLSQFVQAHILQDWERQDEPEHLKTIRNRLLADEQRIGRLLGLYQRVLETGGIPLDGSSEQRALALTGLVCQRQGKLQVFNPIYAQVFNAQWVEQQLAQLRPYSEEFQAWLRSGGSDSSRLLRGQALEEALLWASGKSLSDLDYQYLSASQEANQKAIQDTLLLERQEKEAISAANRILEAARRKASRLTQRALMALGIVSVISLGVAAILAKTYADLQASQASLALEQTSNDLLEQFQSQELPALLAGIQAGRDLKRLVGDRPLSQYPTTRPLFVLNFFLDHIQARNQWQSENTPLMAAFLTVDGQQLSISESGLVEFWRVNGERLSAQSLEIGNVKLARITLAGDRVGLLNDRGEISLWRVESQKLVLERRLPALPINNFRFSPEGQELTATTTTGDMLRWSLEGELLATIRTPSQSINSLSYAIRGDRLATADEEGWIRVWSRQGELLQAWQVQADLPVPQTSLTYLSNGQLATVGKDGTLRLWNAKGQQINQWRVSAAPVYFVGTSPVGYRLLTLSTDNTMRLWQPTGELIAELRGHERLINTVSFNATGSVLLSSDRGGQMTLWYLDHHRTEHWLADQESIWTVALDPQAATVVTGGKDGRVKHWRRDGTLLSTTPVLDPQGINQVLFSPSGQRVAIATKGGKLVLWNLKDQSQQTWQLPIEAPLYAVAMDPQQRYLAAGDEKGTIYLVDLQRPEKIQKRKTEGEIWSLSFHPKLPLLASTGSAGTIEVWNFEGDRPAYRLNPDAGWLTSLEFSANGQFLAAAGESGSVYLWSIHGKNAPSNPRLFRAHQRSIVSLGLSPNGEMIATASPDRSVRVWNQKGQLITLIDRISAIPYSVDVSGQGELYVAIGTEDDEVLISPLATLGQLLNSACDWLKDYRQQNPAVAQACP, encoded by the coding sequence ATGGATGGAGCAATCACCTATCAAGTGGGGGGCAGTTTACCCACCACATCGGCAGTCTATGTCCGACGGCAAGCGGATGCAGATCTGCTGGCTGCCCTCACCGCTGGCGAGTTTTGCTATATTCTCAATTCGCGGCAAATGGGCAAATCTAGCTTGCGGGTGCAGGTGACGCAGCAATTGATGACCATGGGGTATCGCTGTGCTGCCCTCGACATTACCAAAATTGGCAGCCAAAATATTCACCCCGAGCAGTGGTATGCCAGCTTTGTTGGTGCCCTCATTCAGGGATTTCAGTTAACTGATGTGGTCTCGTTGCGCTCTTGGTGGCGCGATCGCCAGCTAGTGTCACCCATTCAACGCCTCAGTGAATTTGTAGAAACGGTGCTCCTTGCCTACACCCGTGAACCCCTTGTGATTTTCATTGATGAAATTGATAGTTTGTTGAGTTTGCCCTTTTCCACCGACGATTTTTTTGCTTGGATCCGCGCTTGTTACAACCAACGGGCAGATCGTCCGGAATATCAGCGCTTAACCTTTGCCCTCTTTGGCGTGGCCACCCCCGATCAACTGATTCAAGATAAGCAGCGCACTCCCTTTAACATTGGCTGTGCCATTGATTTACAGGGATTTACCCTTGCGGAAGCCACCCCCCTGCTCAAGGGCATTGCCCATCTCAGCGACAACCCCGATCAACTCTTGGCGGAAATTCTCAACTGGACAGGCGGCCAACCCTTCTTGACCCAGAAACTCTGTCGCCTGCTGCAACAGCATGGGTCATTCATGCCAGCCTCAATGCTCTCCCAGCAGTTATCCCAGTTTGTCCAAGCGCATATCCTTCAAGATTGGGAACGCCAAGATGAACCCGAACACTTGAAAACTATCCGCAATCGCTTGCTGGCGGATGAACAGCGCATTGGTCGTCTCTTGGGTCTCTATCAGCGCGTTTTAGAAACGGGGGGTATTCCCCTTGATGGCAGTAGTGAGCAGCGTGCCCTAGCTTTGACGGGATTGGTGTGCCAGCGTCAAGGGAAGTTGCAGGTGTTTAACCCCATCTATGCCCAAGTTTTTAATGCCCAGTGGGTTGAGCAACAGTTGGCACAACTGCGCCCTTACAGTGAAGAATTCCAAGCATGGTTACGCTCTGGGGGGAGTGATAGCTCCCGGCTCCTGCGGGGACAGGCGCTTGAGGAAGCGCTACTCTGGGCGAGTGGCAAAAGTCTCAGTGATCTGGATTATCAGTACCTCTCTGCGAGTCAAGAGGCAAACCAAAAGGCAATTCAAGATACTCTCCTCTTAGAGCGCCAAGAAAAAGAAGCCATCAGCGCGGCCAATCGAATTCTGGAGGCAGCTCGCCGCAAAGCCAGTCGTCTAACTCAGCGGGCACTGATGGCACTGGGTATTGTTTCTGTCATTTCCTTGGGGGTAGCTGCGATTTTGGCAAAGACCTATGCTGATTTGCAGGCCAGCCAAGCCAGTTTAGCCCTTGAGCAAACCAGCAATGATCTCCTAGAGCAGTTTCAAAGCCAAGAGTTGCCTGCTCTTTTGGCAGGTATTCAGGCAGGACGTGACTTAAAACGCTTGGTGGGCGATCGCCCCCTGAGTCAGTACCCAACCACACGCCCCCTCTTTGTGCTTAATTTTTTCCTCGATCACATTCAAGCCCGCAACCAATGGCAGAGTGAAAATACTCCCCTGATGGCGGCCTTTTTGACGGTTGATGGCCAGCAACTCAGCATTAGTGAAAGCGGCCTTGTGGAGTTTTGGCGAGTGAATGGCGAGCGACTTAGTGCCCAGTCTTTGGAGATTGGCAATGTTAAACTGGCACGCATCACTCTGGCGGGCGATCGCGTGGGTTTGCTCAATGACAGAGGTGAAATTTCCCTGTGGCGTGTCGAGTCACAAAAACTTGTCCTTGAGCGGCGCTTGCCTGCCCTACCCATCAACAACTTTCGCTTTAGCCCAGAGGGGCAGGAGTTGACGGCCACCACAACGACGGGGGATATGCTGCGTTGGAGCCTTGAGGGGGAATTGCTGGCCACGATTCGCACCCCCAGCCAGAGTATCAATAGCTTGAGTTATGCCATCAGGGGCGATCGCTTAGCCACTGCCGATGAAGAAGGCTGGATTCGAGTTTGGTCGCGTCAGGGGGAACTGCTCCAAGCATGGCAAGTTCAAGCCGATCTTCCCGTTCCTCAAACCAGTTTGACCTATCTCAGTAATGGCCAACTGGCCACGGTAGGCAAAGATGGTACCCTTCGCCTTTGGAACGCTAAGGGGCAACAAATTAATCAATGGCGCGTCAGTGCTGCTCCCGTTTATTTTGTGGGTACGTCTCCTGTGGGCTATCGGCTATTGACCCTGAGCACCGATAACACCATGCGTCTGTGGCAGCCAACGGGTGAGCTGATTGCTGAGTTAAGGGGTCATGAACGCCTGATCAATACAGTGAGTTTTAATGCAACGGGATCAGTGCTTCTCAGTAGCGATCGCGGGGGGCAGATGACGTTGTGGTACCTCGATCATCACCGCACAGAACACTGGCTTGCCGATCAAGAAAGTATTTGGACAGTGGCCTTAGATCCCCAAGCAGCCACAGTAGTCACAGGGGGCAAAGATGGTCGCGTCAAGCACTGGCGACGGGATGGTACGCTCCTTTCAACAACCCCAGTTCTCGATCCTCAAGGCATCAACCAAGTGCTCTTTAGTCCCAGCGGTCAACGGGTGGCGATCGCCACCAAAGGGGGCAAACTCGTCCTCTGGAATCTTAAGGATCAGTCCCAACAAACATGGCAACTCCCCATTGAGGCGCCTCTATACGCCGTGGCCATGGATCCACAACAGCGGTACTTGGCGGCCGGGGATGAAAAAGGCACGATTTATCTCGTTGATCTTCAGCGACCCGAGAAAATTCAAAAACGCAAAACGGAAGGGGAAATTTGGAGCCTCAGCTTCCATCCGAAACTCCCCCTCCTCGCGAGTACGGGGTCTGCGGGCACAATTGAGGTCTGGAATTTTGAGGGCGATCGCCCTGCCTACCGCTTAAATCCAGATGCAGGATGGCTTACCAGTCTTGAATTTAGTGCCAATGGCCAATTTCTAGCGGCGGCTGGCGAAAGTGGTTCCGTCTATTTGTGGTCAATTCACGGCAAAAATGCCCCCAGTAATCCCCGTCTGTTTCGTGCTCACCAGCGGAGTATTGTCAGTCTGGGTCTTAGCCCGAATGGTGAAATGATTGCCACCGCCTCTCCCGATCGCAGTGTGCGGGTTTGGAACCAAAAAGGCCAGCTCATTACACTCATTGATCGCATTTCTGCCATTCCCTACAGCGTTGACGTGAGTGGCCAAGGGGAACTTTATGTGGCGATCGGTACCGAGGATGACGAAGTCTTGATTAGCCCGCTGGCTACCCTAGGACAGTTACTAAACAGCGCCTGTGACTGGCTCAAAGACTACCGTCAACAAAATCCCGCTGTTGCTCAAGCCTGTCCCTAA
- a CDS encoding ABC transporter ATP-binding protein — MTTLSLMPTLKTAVRVEHLRKSFGRFAAICDVSLCVHEGEILGLLGPSGCGKTTLLRLIAGLDTPDAGEIRVGDRCVAAANVFVPPEQRSLGMVFQDFALFPHLTVAENIAFGLQQQRLSKQQIQERVAAVLALVHLEGMQKRYPHELSGGQQQRVALARAIAPQPAVILLDEPLSNLDAQVRLQLREELRTILKGTQTTAIFVTHDQEEALSLSDRLAVMRQGKIEQVGTPQEIYCQPASRFVAEFITQANFLPACAEGSQVRTDVGTFPLLEASARGEGEVMIREEDLQLQPDTEATSCFVIRDRQFLGREYRYCIQLPCGKELHARQPLAVDIPIGTAVKVAAEAVRFFPKEN; from the coding sequence ATGACCACACTTTCCCTGATGCCAACGCTTAAAACAGCCGTCCGGGTTGAGCACTTACGTAAATCCTTTGGTCGCTTTGCTGCGATTTGTGATGTTAGCCTCTGTGTCCATGAGGGGGAAATTCTGGGGCTGTTGGGGCCTTCGGGTTGCGGTAAGACAACATTACTGCGCTTAATTGCGGGTCTAGACACGCCAGATGCTGGGGAAATTAGGGTCGGCGATCGCTGTGTGGCAGCGGCAAATGTTTTTGTGCCCCCTGAGCAGCGGTCTTTGGGCATGGTCTTTCAGGACTTTGCCCTGTTTCCCCATTTGACAGTCGCCGAAAATATTGCCTTTGGCTTGCAACAACAACGGCTCAGCAAGCAGCAAATTCAGGAGCGAGTGGCAGCAGTTTTGGCCTTGGTGCACCTAGAGGGGATGCAAAAGCGTTATCCCCATGAGTTGTCGGGAGGGCAGCAGCAGCGGGTAGCCCTAGCACGGGCGATCGCCCCTCAACCCGCCGTAATTCTCCTTGATGAACCCCTGAGTAATCTCGATGCCCAAGTGCGCCTACAACTGCGGGAGGAATTACGCACGATTCTTAAGGGTACACAGACAACAGCAATTTTTGTCACTCATGATCAGGAGGAAGCCCTAAGTCTGTCGGATCGCCTAGCAGTCATGCGCCAAGGCAAAATTGAGCAGGTGGGTACCCCCCAAGAAATTTATTGCCAGCCAGCCTCGCGATTTGTGGCGGAGTTTATTACCCAAGCGAACTTTTTGCCGGCCTGTGCGGAAGGGTCTCAGGTGCGCACGGATGTTGGCACGTTTCCCCTGTTGGAAGCTTCAGCTAGAGGGGAAGGGGAAGTAATGATCCGCGAAGAGGATCTCCAGTTGCAGCCAGACACAGAAGCCACCAGTTGCTTTGTGATTCGCGATCGCCAGTTTCTCGGTCGGGAGTATCGCTACTGTATTCAACTCCCCTGTGGCAAGGAACTCCATGCCCGTCAGCCCCTCGCGGTGGATATCCCCATTGGTACTGCTGTGAAGGTAGCGGCTGAAGCGGTGCGCTTTTTCCCAAAAGAAAACTAA
- a CDS encoding DUF4079 domain-containing protein has protein sequence MIEIPEPLKPVITFAHPVLMWILFALTLYAMYLGIQTRRLRSLSGEEKKALIQSKVNIKHHQVGAILLALMVMGTIGGMAVTYINNGKLFVGPHLIVGLTMTALIAISASLTPFMQKGSEAARALHMTLNLFLVILFGWQAVTGLQIVQRILNAS, from the coding sequence ATGATTGAAATTCCTGAGCCTCTTAAGCCGGTGATCACCTTTGCCCACCCGGTGCTGATGTGGATTCTTTTTGCGCTCACGCTCTATGCCATGTATTTAGGGATTCAAACCCGTCGCCTACGCTCCCTCAGCGGCGAGGAAAAAAAGGCACTGATCCAATCCAAGGTCAATATCAAACACCACCAAGTTGGCGCCATCCTATTGGCTTTGATGGTCATGGGTACGATTGGCGGGATGGCGGTCACCTACATCAATAATGGCAAGCTCTTTGTCGGGCCGCACTTGATTGTTGGGCTAACGATGACGGCCTTAATTGCGATTTCTGCCAGCTTGACCCCCTTTATGCAAAAGGGAAGCGAGGCCGCCCGTGCCCTGCACATGACCCTGAATCTGTTTCTCGTCATTCTCTTTGGCTGGCAAGCAGTGACGGGTCTGCAAATTGTGCAGCGAATTCTCAATGCCAGCTAA
- a CDS encoding DUF1517 domain-containing protein, translating into MMKTFWQRLKSVTAIVAVGVLIAHLVLDSGAAWAARSGGRVGGGSFSRPAPTRSYRAPRSDYGGYAQPVPVYGGGFGFPFLIPFFGFGGGFGGLFTIIMIGVLANVLISTFRNFRNSGDDSEIYQDNPVVSLHTLQVGLLAQARELQEELNQLALTADTQSPEGLTKVLQEATLALLRHPQYWVYAHASSQETKLLQAETAFNQLALAERSKLSAETLSNYRREIKQTAIAPVVSNDVGEYIVVTLVVAATGRLKLPAVNNDLELRQALQQLGGIGSDRLLAVELLWQPQAIGDTLTADELLMAYPQLKHL; encoded by the coding sequence ATGATGAAAACGTTTTGGCAACGTCTCAAATCTGTGACAGCAATTGTGGCAGTGGGGGTATTGATTGCCCATCTTGTCCTTGACAGTGGTGCCGCATGGGCAGCCCGCAGTGGTGGACGTGTCGGGGGTGGCTCCTTTAGTCGTCCGGCGCCCACCCGTTCCTACCGTGCCCCCCGCAGTGATTACGGCGGCTATGCTCAGCCGGTTCCCGTCTATGGCGGTGGCTTTGGCTTTCCCTTCCTCATTCCCTTCTTTGGTTTTGGCGGTGGCTTTGGTGGCCTATTCACGATCATCATGATTGGTGTGCTGGCCAATGTCTTGATCTCCACTTTCCGCAACTTCCGCAACAGCGGCGATGACTCAGAGATCTATCAAGACAACCCTGTGGTCTCGTTGCATACGCTGCAGGTGGGACTCCTAGCTCAAGCTCGGGAACTCCAAGAGGAACTAAATCAACTGGCGCTCACCGCCGATACCCAAAGTCCCGAGGGTCTAACGAAAGTGCTACAAGAGGCAACCCTTGCCCTGCTGCGCCATCCCCAATACTGGGTCTATGCCCACGCCAGCAGCCAAGAAACGAAACTGCTGCAAGCGGAAACCGCCTTTAACCAACTGGCTCTTGCGGAGCGCAGCAAACTCAGCGCGGAAACCCTCTCTAACTACCGTCGTGAGATTAAACAGACGGCGATCGCCCCTGTGGTGAGCAATGATGTGGGTGAATATATTGTCGTAACTTTGGTGGTGGCTGCCACTGGCCGCTTGAAACTGCCCGCCGTCAATAATGACCTAGAACTGCGACAAGCGTTGCAACAGTTGGGGGGCATTGGTAGCGATCGCCTGCTGGCAGTCGAATTGCTCTGGCAACCTCAGGCAATTGGTGACACCCTCACTGCCGATGAGTTGCTAATGGCCTATCCCCAACTGAAGCACCTCTAA
- the purC gene encoding phosphoribosylaminoimidazolesuccinocarboxamide synthase, with protein MTQFSPLYEGKAKIIYATSDPDILLAEFKDDATAFNAQKRGSIQNKGVMNCAIASHLFQYLAAQGIPNHFIAQVAPNKMHMRRVEIIPLEVVVRNRAAGSLCRQTGLPLGLELNPPLVEFYLKNDDLGDPLLTGDRLRLLQIATDEEVAKIREMALAVNTHLSRFFAECGITLVDFKLEFGRSRSGEILLADEISPDSCRLWNQDESDPEKRILDKDRFRQDLGAIEDAYALVMQRVLAHSVR; from the coding sequence ATGACTCAGTTTTCTCCCTTGTACGAAGGCAAGGCAAAGATTATTTATGCCACATCGGATCCAGACATCTTGCTGGCGGAGTTCAAGGATGATGCCACCGCCTTTAATGCTCAAAAGCGCGGCTCGATCCAAAACAAGGGAGTGATGAACTGCGCGATCGCCAGCCATTTGTTTCAGTATCTGGCAGCTCAGGGCATCCCCAACCATTTTATTGCCCAAGTGGCGCCAAACAAGATGCACATGCGGCGAGTAGAGATTATTCCCCTTGAGGTGGTGGTGCGTAATCGGGCGGCGGGAAGCCTCTGTCGGCAGACGGGCTTGCCTTTGGGATTAGAACTTAATCCCCCCTTGGTGGAGTTTTACCTCAAGAATGATGATCTTGGTGATCCGCTGCTCACAGGCGATCGCCTGCGCCTATTGCAAATTGCCACGGATGAGGAAGTCGCAAAGATCAGGGAAATGGCCTTGGCTGTCAATACCCATCTCAGTCGTTTTTTTGCCGAGTGTGGCATTACCCTTGTGGACTTTAAGCTGGAGTTTGGCCGCAGTCGCAGTGGGGAGATTCTCTTAGCCGATGAAATTAGCCCCGACAGTTGCCGCCTCTGGAATCAAGATGAAAGTGATCCTGAGAAGCGCATTCTCGATAAAGATCGTTTTCGCCAAGATTTGGGGGCGATCGAGGATGCCTACGCCCTCGTGATGCAGCGAGTGTTAGCCCATAGCGTCCGTTAG
- a CDS encoding helix-turn-helix domain-containing protein has protein sequence MPHLSDQQAEKLAEIGAFLRDKRLELGLSLEELAAKTLVRQSILAAIENASLEELPEPVYTQGFIRRFADALGLDGKSIAANFPTVVEPAEHPDKPSVSRGGMGWQLRPIHLYLMYFALVAAAVAALAYLFRPQPQSITDLTPTPTPTASPSPTPTPTVAATPTPSPTIPETVEVKLSLSDAAWLEVEADGRVVYAGILESGTERSWQAKERLIVRTGNAGAVKVSVNNGPSQPMGQPGEVTEKEFLASQATSETTTTSTVPERTVSN, from the coding sequence ATGCCTCACCTCAGTGATCAACAGGCAGAAAAACTAGCAGAGATTGGTGCCTTCCTGCGCGACAAGCGACTCGAACTCGGTCTGAGTCTTGAAGAGTTAGCCGCCAAAACGTTGGTGCGCCAGTCCATCCTTGCAGCCATTGAGAACGCCAGCCTAGAGGAGTTGCCCGAACCGGTCTATACCCAAGGATTTATTCGCCGTTTTGCCGATGCCCTTGGTCTTGATGGCAAAAGTATTGCTGCCAATTTTCCCACGGTGGTTGAGCCTGCGGAGCACCCCGATAAACCTAGTGTCTCTAGGGGCGGTATGGGTTGGCAGTTGCGCCCAATTCACCTGTACTTGATGTACTTTGCCCTTGTCGCAGCAGCAGTGGCTGCGTTGGCCTATCTCTTTCGCCCCCAACCCCAAAGCATTACTGATTTAACCCCCACACCTACCCCTACAGCATCCCCCAGCCCAACACCCACCCCCACCGTAGCGGCAACACCGACACCCAGTCCCACTATCCCTGAAACGGTCGAGGTCAAATTGTCCCTCTCCGATGCTGCGTGGCTAGAGGTGGAGGCCGATGGTCGAGTTGTCTATGCCGGCATTCTGGAGTCGGGGACAGAGCGCAGTTGGCAAGCTAAGGAACGCTTGATTGTCCGCACGGGCAATGCGGGCGCTGTCAAAGTGAGTGTCAATAATGGCCCGTCCCAACCCATGGGGCAACCCGGCGAAGTCACAGAAAAAGAATTTCTTGCCAGTCAGGCCACTTCCGAGACCACAACCACGTCAACAGTCCCTGAGCGTACCGTCTCCAACTAG